In one Mucilaginibacter sp. PAMB04168 genomic region, the following are encoded:
- a CDS encoding type B 50S ribosomal protein L31, producing the protein MKKDLHPANYRLVVFKDMSNDYSFITKSCIDTRETVKWEDGNEYPLVKLEISHTSHPFYTGKMKLVDTAGRIDKFRTRYNKK; encoded by the coding sequence ATGAAAAAAGATCTGCATCCAGCAAACTATAGATTAGTGGTTTTTAAAGATATGTCTAACGACTACTCTTTCATCACTAAATCATGCATTGATACCCGTGAAACCGTAAAATGGGAAGACGGCAATGAGTACCCATTGGTGAAATTAGAAATTTCGCACACCTCGCATCCATTCTATACCGGTAAAATGAAACTGGTTGACACTGCAGGTCGTATCGATAAATTCCGTACGCGTTACAACAAAAAGTAA
- a CDS encoding Mur ligase family protein yields the protein MKVHFIAIGGSAMHNLAIALHKKGFIVSGSDDAIYEPSVSRLSRYGLLPEQNGWYPEKITPDLDAVILGMHARPDNPELLEAQQKGLKIFSYPEYVYEQSKDKLRVVVGGSHGKTTITSMILHALQAAGKDFDYLVGAQLQGFDTMVKLSDAPLIVIEGDEYLSSPIDRRPKFHLYKANLAVLSGIAWDHINVFPTFENYTEQFEIFIQTMVPGGTVFYAGNDEALQKVIAANTSKINKIKYQLPQYEVVNGITIITYKEKQYPLEVFGEHNLLNIEAARNICGELGISTDDFYSSMVTFKGAARRLELLGKNEATNIYKDFAHSPSKLKATINAVKSQFPDRKLIACMELHTFSSLNKEFLHEYAGCMNEADHAIVFIDAHTFIQKKMEPYGEDFVKEAFDMPTLQFYNQPEVLEAFLQQQDYTDKNLLLMSSGNFGGVDLNDLAVKILNK from the coding sequence ATGAAAGTACATTTTATAGCCATAGGTGGCAGTGCTATGCATAACCTGGCTATCGCCTTACATAAAAAGGGATTTATCGTATCAGGCTCGGATGATGCCATTTACGAACCATCAGTGTCGCGGCTATCCAGGTACGGTTTGTTGCCAGAGCAAAATGGCTGGTATCCTGAAAAAATTACACCCGATTTGGACGCAGTGATTTTAGGAATGCACGCCCGGCCAGATAATCCAGAACTATTGGAAGCGCAGCAAAAGGGCCTCAAGATTTTTTCGTACCCAGAATATGTGTATGAACAATCTAAAGACAAACTGCGTGTGGTGGTAGGAGGAAGCCATGGAAAAACAACTATTACCTCAATGATTTTGCACGCTTTGCAAGCTGCCGGTAAAGATTTTGACTACCTGGTAGGCGCGCAATTGCAAGGTTTTGATACAATGGTGAAACTAAGCGATGCGCCACTTATCGTTATTGAAGGCGATGAATATCTTTCGTCGCCTATAGACCGCCGCCCCAAGTTTCATTTATATAAAGCCAACTTGGCCGTTTTGAGCGGCATAGCGTGGGATCACATCAATGTGTTTCCTACATTCGAAAATTATACAGAGCAGTTTGAAATATTTATTCAAACTATGGTTCCTGGAGGCACTGTTTTTTACGCCGGTAACGATGAAGCCTTGCAAAAAGTAATTGCAGCTAACACGTCAAAAATCAACAAGATAAAATACCAATTACCACAATACGAAGTTGTTAATGGCATAACCATTATTACTTATAAAGAAAAGCAATACCCGTTAGAAGTATTTGGTGAACACAATCTGCTCAATATAGAAGCCGCCCGTAACATATGCGGAGAGTTGGGTATAAGTACTGATGATTTTTACAGCAGTATGGTAACCTTTAAAGGAGCCGCACGCAGGTTGGAGTTGCTCGGAAAAAATGAAGCAACCAACATTTATAAAGATTTTGCACATTCTCCGTCAAAGTTAAAGGCTACCATAAATGCAGTTAAATCGCAGTTTCCGGACCGTAAGCTCATTGCCTGTATGGAGCTGCATACATTTAGCAGCTTAAATAAGGAATTTTTGCATGAGTACGCAGGTTGTATGAATGAGGCCGACCATGCCATTGTTTTTATTGATGCACACACGTTTATTCAAAAAAAGATGGAACCTTATGGCGAAGATTTCGTAAAAGAAGCATTCGACATGCCTACGCTTCAATTTTATAATCAGCCGGAGGTTTTAGAGGCTTTTTTACAACAACAGGATTATACCGATAAAAACTTGTTATTAATGAGCTCCGGAAACTTTGGAGGTGTTGATTTAAACGATTTAGCTGTGAAAATATTAAATAAATGA
- a CDS encoding GNAT family N-acetyltransferase, which yields MTITEVSNKQTRQAFLDTARYIYQHDSHWICPLDNDIEAVFDPSKNVFFNFGKACRWILTDDDGKPAGRVAAFINNKKAFNYEQPTGGMGFFECIENEKAAVLLFDTAKNWLQQNGMQAMDGPINFGENDMFWGLLIDGFVPQSYGMNYNPPYYKQYFDNYGFKTLYEQITNHISAHKPFPERFTKIANWVAQKPGYTFKHLKASQIDRFAADFMEIYNDAWKDFENFVPIERATILESFRKMKVIMDENLIWFAYVDNEPAAFVVVLPDANQMIKTLNGKLDLIGKLKFLYYKWKGVNRMRAIVMGTKTKFQKHGLESVLFIKLKEYVLPLNQYDEMELSWVGDFNDKMIALHEAMGGVFGKKHATMRCLFNDNKA from the coding sequence ATGACCATAACTGAAGTTAGCAACAAACAAACACGTCAGGCTTTTTTAGATACCGCACGTTACATTTATCAGCATGATTCCCACTGGATATGTCCGCTTGATAACGATATTGAAGCAGTGTTTGATCCGTCTAAAAACGTTTTCTTTAATTTCGGAAAAGCCTGCCGCTGGATCCTGACAGATGATGATGGAAAGCCCGCCGGGCGGGTTGCCGCTTTTATTAATAACAAAAAGGCTTTTAATTATGAGCAACCCACCGGCGGCATGGGATTTTTTGAATGTATTGAAAATGAAAAAGCAGCTGTTTTACTGTTTGACACGGCCAAAAATTGGCTACAGCAAAACGGCATGCAAGCAATGGATGGCCCTATCAACTTTGGCGAAAACGACATGTTCTGGGGCTTACTGATTGATGGCTTTGTACCACAGTCGTACGGCATGAACTATAACCCGCCTTACTATAAGCAGTATTTTGACAACTATGGTTTTAAAACACTGTACGAACAGATAACCAATCACATCAGTGCACACAAGCCCTTCCCCGAACGCTTTACCAAAATTGCTAATTGGGTAGCTCAAAAACCGGGTTATACTTTTAAACACTTAAAAGCATCTCAAATTGACCGCTTTGCGGCAGATTTTATGGAGATTTATAATGACGCCTGGAAAGACTTTGAAAACTTTGTGCCTATAGAACGTGCCACTATTTTAGAGAGCTTCCGGAAGATGAAGGTGATTATGGACGAAAATCTTATTTGGTTTGCTTACGTAGATAATGAGCCGGCTGCGTTCGTTGTTGTATTGCCTGACGCCAACCAAATGATAAAAACCCTGAATGGAAAGTTAGACCTGATAGGCAAACTGAAGTTTTTATATTATAAATGGAAGGGTGTTAACCGTATGCGTGCAATTGTAATGGGTACCAAAACAAAGTTTCAGAAACATGGCCTTGAATCTGTTTTATTCATCAAACTAAAAGAATACGTACTGCCGCTTAATCAATACGACGAGATGGAACTTTCGTGGGTGGGCGATTTTAACGATAAGATGATTGCCTTGCATGAGGCGATGGGCGGCGTATTCGGAAAAAAGCATGCAACTATGCGCTGCTTATTTAACGATAATAAAGCTTAA
- a CDS encoding DUF1570 domain-containing protein, whose product MRSLDRPKQLLNYLTASKDFNRFSLAVTLLFLFLSLAAQAQKISINTIGGKLSQQDTISLSRLIKYQANIYNGLFAKSIPDSLPVVINLFSKRSQFNQAKKEANVTVTHTGFYSPATKECFVFKGEGFQHVINHEVSHLFMHFQNVKRMPRWVDEGLAEFFEEIYVGDNGAIYINAQPGRLQRMKEYVRDGKLDLYDFLSEQTNAGWNKKEELTFRYDVAYALVYYIVKTNPQFINHIFSALQDDKSSVDALGLVYSNLEILQNRLKLYYR is encoded by the coding sequence TTGAGGAGCTTAGACAGACCAAAGCAACTGCTTAATTATTTAACGGCCAGTAAAGATTTTAACAGATTTTCACTGGCCGTAACACTTTTATTCCTTTTTCTCTCATTAGCCGCCCAAGCCCAAAAAATCTCCATCAATACAATAGGCGGCAAGTTATCTCAGCAAGATACCATTTCGCTTAGCCGCTTGATAAAATATCAGGCTAACATCTACAACGGCTTATTCGCCAAGTCCATACCCGACTCTTTACCTGTTGTTATAAATCTGTTCAGTAAGCGTAGCCAGTTTAATCAGGCAAAAAAAGAAGCTAATGTAACTGTTACGCACACCGGGTTTTACAGTCCTGCTACTAAGGAGTGTTTCGTATTTAAAGGTGAAGGTTTTCAGCACGTCATTAATCATGAGGTCAGTCACCTTTTTATGCACTTTCAGAATGTAAAACGAATGCCAAGGTGGGTAGACGAAGGTTTGGCTGAGTTTTTTGAAGAGATATATGTAGGTGATAACGGTGCCATTTACATAAATGCGCAACCCGGCCGCTTACAACGCATGAAGGAATACGTGCGAGACGGAAAGCTTGACCTGTATGATTTTCTTAGCGAACAAACCAATGCAGGCTGGAATAAGAAAGAAGAACTAACTTTTCGTTATGACGTTGCTTATGCTTTGGTTTACTATATTGTTAAAACGAATCCGCAGTTTATAAACCATATCTTCAGTGCACTGCAGGATGATAAATCATCAGTTGATGCCTTAGGTTTGGTGTACAGCAATCTGGAAATATTGCAGAACCGGCTTAAGCTTTATTATCGTTAA
- the tpiA gene encoding triose-phosphate isomerase, with product MRKKIVAGNWKMNLDYNEGLALFSEIVNMVKDEVTGSQQAVICSPYIHLNSLAQLAKGYDKVAIGAQNAHQNESGAYTGEISAKMVKSTGATYVILGHSERRQYFGEDNKLLSVKADTALKNGLKPVFCIGETLDEREAEQHFDIIKTQLQEGIFHLPTEQFEQVVLAYEPVWAIGTGKTASAEQAQEVHAFIREEIANTYNQEVADNTTILYGGSCNPKNAAELFAQPDIDGGLIGGASLKSRDFLDIVKVFN from the coding sequence ATGAGAAAAAAAATAGTTGCCGGCAATTGGAAAATGAACCTTGATTATAACGAAGGCTTAGCTTTGTTTTCTGAAATTGTAAACATGGTAAAAGACGAAGTGACCGGCTCACAGCAGGCGGTTATCTGCTCACCGTATATTCATTTAAACAGCTTAGCACAATTAGCTAAAGGGTATGATAAAGTGGCCATAGGAGCGCAAAACGCTCATCAAAATGAATCGGGTGCCTACACGGGCGAGATATCCGCTAAAATGGTAAAATCAACCGGTGCGACTTATGTGATTTTAGGTCACTCGGAGCGTCGTCAGTACTTTGGCGAAGATAATAAGTTGCTTTCTGTAAAGGCAGATACCGCTTTAAAAAACGGCTTAAAACCTGTTTTTTGTATTGGCGAAACATTGGATGAGCGTGAAGCCGAGCAGCATTTTGACATTATTAAAACACAGTTGCAGGAAGGGATTTTTCACTTGCCTACTGAACAATTTGAGCAAGTGGTTTTAGCTTATGAACCCGTTTGGGCAATTGGTACAGGTAAAACTGCAAGTGCTGAGCAGGCGCAGGAAGTACATGCTTTTATTCGTGAAGAAATTGCTAACACTTATAACCAGGAAGTGGCAGATAACACCACCATTTTATACGGCGGCAGTTGCAATCCTAAGAATGCAGCTGAGTTGTTTGCCCAACCCGACATTGACGGTGGCCTGATTGGCGGCGCTTCTCTAAAATCACGCGACTTTTTAGATATCGTAAAAGTGTTTAATTAG
- a CDS encoding putative sugar nucleotidyl transferase — translation MAIILFDDNAHYTLRPLTFTRPVANLRIGILTIAEKWAKYLNADYSYLTLPYLQGKFPVNISAHNVFINGSVCPDEDLVEAIDKLQTGEGLYHADSLIAVKLNEGDARMFTLDMRLDRIVQYDTSFVQLRYPEDIFRKNDTELRRDFKLLTKGRSSAAISNSNTVIGNDFFAEEDAVAECSTFNTKNGPIYLGRTTEVWEGTHIRGALALCNDSQIKMGAKIYGATTIGPKCRVGGEINNAVLWGHSSKGHEGYLGNAVLGEWCNIGADSNNSNLKNNYTEVKLWDYTTHHFRKTGLQFCGLVMADHSKCGINTMFNTGTVVGVSANVFGAGYPRNFVPDFAWGGAHGFEVYKMDKVFETVKLVYDRRNKELDEVEKQLLLDIFNLTQPYRIF, via the coding sequence ATGGCTATCATTTTGTTCGACGATAATGCACATTATACTTTACGGCCGTTAACGTTCACCCGGCCGGTAGCCAATTTACGCATAGGTATTTTAACCATTGCCGAGAAATGGGCCAAGTACCTCAACGCCGACTATTCTTATCTTACTCTACCTTACCTGCAAGGCAAGTTTCCTGTAAACATCTCAGCTCATAACGTCTTTATCAATGGTTCCGTGTGCCCAGATGAGGATCTGGTGGAAGCCATTGACAAATTGCAAACAGGTGAAGGTTTATACCATGCCGATTCCCTGATAGCGGTTAAACTAAATGAAGGCGATGCACGCATGTTTACCCTCGACATGCGTTTGGACCGCATAGTGCAGTATGATACTTCTTTTGTTCAGCTGCGATATCCGGAAGATATTTTTAGGAAGAACGATACAGAACTACGGCGCGATTTTAAGCTGCTAACCAAAGGGCGTAGTAGCGCAGCCATTAGTAATAGTAACACTGTTATAGGCAACGACTTTTTTGCTGAGGAAGATGCCGTGGCCGAGTGCTCAACGTTTAACACGAAAAACGGCCCTATATACCTCGGCAGGACTACAGAGGTTTGGGAAGGAACGCATATACGCGGTGCATTAGCATTATGTAACGACTCGCAGATAAAAATGGGTGCCAAAATATACGGCGCAACTACAATTGGTCCAAAATGCAGAGTAGGGGGCGAGATTAACAATGCAGTATTGTGGGGGCATTCTTCGAAAGGGCATGAGGGGTACCTGGGTAATGCAGTGCTGGGCGAGTGGTGTAACATTGGCGCAGATTCTAACAATTCAAATCTTAAGAATAATTATACTGAAGTGAAGCTATGGGATTATACAACCCATCACTTCCGTAAAACAGGTTTGCAGTTTTGCGGCTTGGTAATGGCCGACCATTCGAAATGTGGCATCAATACTATGTTTAATACCGGTACCGTAGTAGGTGTAAGTGCTAACGTTTTCGGCGCCGGCTACCCCCGGAACTTTGTACCTGACTTTGCCTGGGGAGGAGCCCACGGCTTCGAGGTTTACAAAATGGATAAGGTTTTTGAGACCGTAAAACTGGTTTATGACCGTCGGAATAAAGAGCTTGATGAGGTAGAAAAGCAGTTACTGCTGGATATATTTAACTTAACCCAACCATACAGAATATTTTAA
- a CDS encoding ferritin-like domain-containing protein, with product MDFLNLFNEIQAADPEFADRISPRRAAIRNITSFGSKVAVAALPFAFSTLFKKAYGQTAIPSVTDVLNFALTAELTEACFYNTAIARNIVPAGTARDAITLIRNDENNHVKFLKDQLKTAISPENAARVTDPILVGNTNAFFDYSGGKSTAGTGPFSSVFTDYDVFLAVAQAFEDTGVRAYKGQAGFLKGNAVVLTAALDIHSVEARHASYLRRLRMLRPSGVPTTFRPWVTQDGTTASGISVAPSVVNLIYQNEANVSQGGKDLTTISGVTVKAATESFDEPLTKEQTLAILSNFVIK from the coding sequence ATGGATTTTTTAAATTTATTTAACGAGATACAAGCAGCCGACCCAGAATTTGCCGACAGAATTAGTCCGCGCAGAGCTGCCATAAGAAATATTACAAGCTTTGGTTCAAAAGTAGCGGTTGCTGCTTTGCCATTTGCTTTTAGTACACTGTTCAAAAAAGCCTATGGCCAAACAGCTATTCCATCAGTAACCGATGTATTAAACTTTGCCTTAACTGCTGAGTTAACAGAGGCTTGCTTTTACAACACCGCAATAGCAAGAAACATTGTTCCGGCTGGTACAGCGCGTGATGCGATTACGCTAATTAGAAACGACGAAAATAATCACGTTAAGTTTCTTAAAGATCAGTTGAAAACAGCCATCAGCCCAGAAAATGCTGCACGTGTAACCGACCCGATTCTTGTTGGTAACACAAACGCGTTTTTTGACTACTCTGGCGGAAAAAGCACAGCAGGTACGGGTCCGTTTTCTTCAGTGTTTACTGATTACGACGTGTTTTTAGCGGTTGCGCAAGCTTTTGAGGATACCGGTGTGAGAGCTTACAAAGGCCAGGCTGGATTTTTGAAAGGTAACGCGGTAGTTTTAACTGCAGCTTTAGACATCCATTCTGTTGAAGCGCGTCATGCTTCATACCTGCGTCGTCTACGTATGTTGCGTCCCTCAGGTGTACCAACAACTTTCCGTCCATGGGTTACTCAGGATGGTACAACAGCAAGTGGAATTTCTGTAGCTCCGTCAGTAGTTAACTTAATTTATCAAAATGAAGCTAACGTGTCACAAGGAGGAAAAGATTTAACCACTATTTCTGGTGTCACTGTAAAAGCAGCAACCGAATCATTTGATGAGCCGTTGACTAAAGAACAGACATTAGCAATTTTAAGCAACTTTGTAATTAAATAG
- the prmA gene encoding 50S ribosomal protein L11 methyltransferase: protein MNYYELLFTVMSAENHHQDLLIDELADLGFDTFEETDFGFKAYIPSEDFDKAQVDDRLSFYNDMVSFSYEVNLIPQKNWNEVWESNFKPITVGDQIYVRATFHEAKPEFPYEIIIDPKMAFGTGHHDTTCLMMSSMLETDFTGKSVLDMGCGTGILAILASKLGAGKLTAIDYDMLCYKSTFENTALNHVKGVHVICGSKEDIPDEEFDIILANINRNILIDQMPRYSEVLKAGGQIFFSGFYQSPDLDIIKEEAHQCGFQYQGHKVSNEWVAAKFVKA, encoded by the coding sequence ATGAATTATTACGAGCTGTTATTTACCGTAATGAGTGCGGAAAATCATCATCAGGATTTACTTATTGATGAACTGGCCGACTTGGGCTTTGATACATTTGAGGAGACTGATTTTGGTTTTAAGGCCTATATACCTTCAGAGGACTTTGACAAGGCGCAGGTGGATGACCGGTTATCGTTTTATAACGATATGGTTTCGTTTTCGTACGAGGTGAACCTGATACCGCAAAAAAACTGGAACGAGGTATGGGAAAGTAATTTTAAGCCCATTACCGTAGGCGATCAAATTTACGTACGCGCTACTTTCCATGAGGCTAAGCCGGAGTTTCCTTACGAAATCATTATAGATCCGAAGATGGCTTTCGGTACCGGTCACCATGATACCACTTGCCTGATGATGTCAAGTATGCTGGAAACCGATTTTACCGGTAAAAGCGTGCTTGACATGGGCTGCGGTACCGGTATATTAGCTATACTGGCGAGCAAACTAGGAGCAGGTAAGTTAACTGCAATAGACTATGATATGCTGTGCTACAAAAGTACTTTTGAGAACACGGCACTCAATCATGTAAAAGGTGTGCATGTCATTTGCGGCTCAAAAGAAGATATACCAGACGAAGAGTTTGATATTATATTGGCCAATATAAACCGTAATATTTTAATCGATCAGATGCCACGCTATAGTGAAGTGCTTAAAGCTGGCGGACAGATCTTTTTCAGCGGCTTTTATCAATCACCTGATCTGGACATTATAAAAGAAGAAGCACACCAATGCGGCTTTCAATATCAAGGTCATAAAGTAAGTAACGAATGGGTTGCGGCTAAATTTGTGAAAGCATAA
- a CDS encoding ferritin-like domain-containing protein: MKTTTQETFVADSRMARRSFLKYAGAGAVAAGVLATAASCQKHGGVVSDPQVVDLGTGDIAVLNYAYALEQLEAAFYKRVIDSKYSGMNADETALLTDIRDHEVIHAAFFKAALGGNAIPDLTANFATINFNDRTAVLTAAKTFEDLGVAAYNGAGALIQTTEYLVLAGKIVSVEARHAALIRNLLNQNLADESILDLSTGLEKHKAPSQVLPIANSFITGKPLSAPALGA, encoded by the coding sequence ATGAAAACAACAACACAAGAAACCTTTGTGGCTGATTCAAGAATGGCCAGACGGTCGTTCCTGAAGTATGCGGGCGCTGGCGCTGTAGCAGCCGGTGTGCTGGCAACTGCAGCATCATGCCAAAAACATGGTGGCGTAGTAAGCGACCCTCAAGTAGTAGATTTAGGTACCGGTGATATTGCCGTTTTAAATTATGCTTATGCTTTAGAGCAATTGGAAGCAGCATTTTATAAGCGAGTTATAGACTCAAAGTATTCTGGCATGAACGCCGATGAAACGGCTTTACTGACCGATATTCGCGATCACGAAGTTATCCACGCAGCATTTTTTAAAGCTGCCCTTGGTGGTAATGCTATACCAGATTTAACAGCAAATTTCGCTACTATCAACTTCAACGACAGAACCGCAGTGTTAACGGCTGCCAAAACTTTTGAAGATTTAGGTGTAGCTGCTTACAACGGCGCTGGTGCTTTAATTCAAACAACCGAATATTTGGTGTTAGCGGGTAAAATTGTATCAGTTGAAGCTCGTCATGCTGCTTTAATTCGCAACCTGTTAAACCAAAACCTGGCTGATGAAAGCATTTTAGATTTAAGCACTGGTTTGGAAAAACATAAAGCTCCAAGTCAGGTATTGCCAATAGCAAATTCCTTTATTACTGGTAAACCACTATCTGCTCCTGCATTAGGCGCTTAA
- a CDS encoding helix-turn-helix transcriptional regulator, whose product MKTLGKKIRLLRHQKGWSQEDVAKRLDISIPAFSKIETGITDINLSRLEQIANLFEMSVVQLLTFNDAEYEQKYVNELENVNKKLMDRETEVIDLQKKVIELFEELRQTKATA is encoded by the coding sequence ATGAAAACACTGGGCAAAAAAATTAGATTATTAAGACATCAAAAAGGTTGGAGTCAGGAAGATGTGGCCAAGAGGCTAGACATCTCGATCCCTGCATTTTCAAAAATTGAAACAGGTATCACAGATATCAACCTATCGCGATTAGAGCAAATAGCTAATTTGTTTGAAATGTCAGTGGTTCAGTTACTTACATTTAACGATGCCGAGTACGAACAAAAATATGTAAACGAGCTGGAGAACGTTAATAAAAAGTTAATGGATAGAGAGACGGAAGTTATTGACCTTCAGAAGAAAGTAATAGAGCTGTTTGAGGAGCTTAGACAGACCAAAGCAACTGCTTAA
- a CDS encoding Rrf2 family transcriptional regulator, protein MNGRFQIAVHILTLLHSAGDAMLSSEYIAGSVNVNPVLIRKELSTLRNAGLVASKEGKNGGYSLGKPANAISMADVYEAVQQAQVLGKARNIPNPKCPVGRQISAHLNHLDNSLSELLVKQLNKTSLEEFYKNFK, encoded by the coding sequence ATGAACGGAAGATTCCAGATAGCGGTCCACATACTCACCCTTTTACATTCAGCCGGAGACGCTATGCTGTCTTCTGAATATATAGCAGGCAGCGTAAATGTTAACCCGGTACTAATACGCAAGGAACTAAGCACTTTGCGTAACGCCGGACTTGTAGCCAGCAAAGAAGGTAAAAACGGTGGCTACAGCTTAGGGAAACCTGCTAACGCTATTTCTATGGCGGATGTATATGAAGCAGTGCAACAAGCGCAGGTATTAGGCAAAGCCCGTAATATTCCTAACCCAAAATGCCCTGTAGGCCGGCAAATAAGCGCGCACCTGAACCATTTAGACAACAGCTTAAGCGAGTTATTGGTAAAGCAACTGAACAAAACATCACTTGAGGAATTCTATAAAAATTTTAAATAA
- a CDS encoding NAD(P)-dependent oxidoreductase, whose amino-acid sequence MKIAIIGATGFVGPKVVNEALSRGHEVTAFARQPEKLDIENEMLTKQSVDVTDTDILANLMVGHDVVISTFNAGWTNPNLYNDFLNGARSIQEATKKAGIKRYIFVGGAGSLEIEPGVQLVDTPNFPAEYKPGATSARDYLTELKNEQELDWTFLSPAINLHPGNRTGVYRLGTDTPVFNEAGKNDISVDDLAVALLDEVEQNRFVKKRFTLGY is encoded by the coding sequence ATGAAGATTGCAATTATTGGAGCAACTGGCTTTGTTGGCCCTAAAGTAGTAAATGAAGCGCTAAGCCGCGGGCACGAGGTTACTGCCTTTGCGCGTCAGCCGGAAAAACTTGACATTGAAAACGAAATGCTGACAAAGCAGTCGGTTGATGTGACAGACACAGATATCTTAGCCAACTTAATGGTTGGCCATGATGTGGTTATAAGCACCTTTAATGCAGGATGGACTAACCCTAACCTGTATAACGATTTCTTAAATGGTGCCAGATCCATACAGGAGGCCACTAAAAAGGCAGGCATAAAGCGCTATATATTTGTAGGAGGGGCCGGAAGTCTGGAAATTGAACCAGGTGTACAGTTAGTAGATACCCCTAACTTTCCGGCTGAGTATAAACCAGGTGCAACATCGGCCCGTGATTACTTAACCGAACTTAAAAATGAACAGGAACTCGACTGGACCTTTTTAAGCCCAGCTATAAACCTGCACCCCGGAAACCGCACAGGCGTGTACCGTTTAGGTACTGATACACCCGTATTTAACGAAGCCGGTAAAAACGATATATCGGTTGATGATTTAGCCGTAGCATTATTAGATGAAGTGGAGCAAAACCGGTTTGTAAAAAAGCGGTTTACTTTGGGGTACTAA
- the scpB gene encoding SMC-Scp complex subunit ScpB, protein MAQFEQNIEALIFASEQGIRMEEIMYCLQAALNTEIDESAVIKAISNVTKKYEADAFAIELVKINNGYQFLTKKMFHPVISQLQLQRSKKKLSQAALETLAIIAYKQPVTKLEVEQIRGVNCDYSIQKLLEKELITITGKAETVGKPLLYATSNLFADYMGINSLKDLPAMNELNDPANTIGNQQE, encoded by the coding sequence GTGGCACAATTTGAACAGAATATTGAAGCGTTAATTTTCGCATCGGAGCAAGGCATCCGCATGGAAGAAATCATGTATTGCTTGCAGGCAGCTTTAAACACAGAGATCGACGAATCGGCAGTGATAAAGGCTATCAGCAATGTTACCAAAAAGTATGAGGCTGATGCTTTTGCTATTGAACTGGTTAAGATTAATAACGGTTATCAATTTCTAACAAAAAAAATGTTTCACCCGGTTATTAGCCAGTTACAGCTGCAACGCTCCAAGAAAAAGCTTAGCCAGGCGGCTTTAGAAACTTTAGCTATTATTGCCTACAAGCAGCCGGTTACTAAGCTGGAAGTTGAGCAGATACGAGGCGTTAATTGCGATTATTCAATTCAGAAGTTACTGGAAAAGGAGCTAATTACTATTACCGGGAAAGCCGAAACCGTGGGCAAGCCCCTATTGTACGCTACGAGTAACCTGTTTGCCGATTACATGGGAATAAACAGTTTGAAAGACCTGCCCGCTATGAACGAACTAAACGACCCGGCAAATACTATTGGTAATCAGCAGGAATAA